The Litchfieldia alkalitelluris genome has a window encoding:
- a CDS encoding GAF domain-containing sensor histidine kinase, protein MNDRNILREISTILHEGQDLNSMLQIVLEKLLKVTGFQTGWVFLVNDLRHQLVAYYNLPDGLSFNDFLPMCKEDCWCLEKCRNGKLRNAVNMIECQRLERAMEENWGSTEGITHHATIPIKAGNETYGLINVSSPYKTHFTTEELEILETIALQVGATCYRMKLYEYEQKKAKYLHAFSQWMANMNELNDNKSLLKHGVQCLARLFPWTGVAITLDHQCEKEGDSQDSSISLKEVVGESRVELIVYGETLEELDEMISKQISYHFALIAEKNRIEQHRTELALMEERNRLARDLHDSVNQLLFSITLISKGLQARADKEEIINPLVEIQALSSEALLEMRKLIWQLRPEGLEQGLLTALKRYGELIKLSVDIELHGILNLSNPIEECLWRVGQEALNNVKKHSMSDDVKIIFTVKDFVKMVISDEGCGFDKNQDDLVSGYGLKTMQERVGKLGGSISINSKKNIGTEITVFLGL, encoded by the coding sequence ATGAATGATCGAAATATTTTAAGAGAGATTTCGACGATCCTTCATGAAGGTCAAGATTTGAATTCAATGTTACAAATCGTATTGGAAAAGCTCTTAAAGGTTACAGGATTTCAGACGGGTTGGGTATTCTTAGTCAATGATTTAAGACATCAATTAGTCGCTTATTATAACCTACCCGATGGACTGAGCTTTAATGATTTCCTTCCTATGTGTAAAGAGGATTGTTGGTGCCTTGAAAAATGTAGGAACGGAAAGCTAAGGAATGCGGTTAATATGATCGAGTGCCAAAGGTTAGAACGAGCGATGGAGGAAAATTGGGGAAGTACTGAGGGAATTACTCATCATGCGACAATTCCGATTAAAGCGGGAAATGAAACGTATGGTTTAATTAATGTTTCTTCACCATACAAAACTCATTTTACAACTGAGGAGCTTGAAATTTTAGAAACGATTGCACTACAGGTTGGTGCAACATGTTACCGAATGAAGTTATATGAATATGAGCAGAAAAAAGCAAAGTATCTTCATGCATTTAGTCAGTGGATGGCTAATATGAATGAGTTAAATGATAACAAATCCCTTCTTAAGCATGGAGTGCAGTGTTTAGCTCGTTTATTCCCATGGACAGGGGTTGCCATTACATTAGATCATCAATGTGAAAAAGAAGGAGATAGCCAAGATTCTTCCATCTCTCTAAAAGAAGTAGTTGGTGAGAGTCGAGTAGAGTTGATTGTATACGGCGAAACACTTGAAGAACTTGATGAAATGATATCAAAGCAAATTAGCTATCATTTTGCCCTTATCGCTGAAAAAAATAGAATTGAACAACACCGGACGGAACTTGCATTAATGGAGGAAAGAAACCGACTAGCACGAGATTTACATGACTCAGTTAATCAGTTGTTATTTTCCATTACACTTATTTCAAAAGGACTTCAGGCGAGAGCGGATAAAGAGGAAATAATAAACCCGCTTGTCGAGATTCAAGCCTTATCTTCTGAAGCCTTATTGGAAATGCGAAAGTTAATTTGGCAACTCCGGCCTGAAGGGTTAGAACAAGGGTTACTTACTGCATTAAAACGGTATGGTGAGCTTATTAAGTTAAGTGTTGATATTGAATTACATGGTATTCTTAACCTTTCTAATCCCATTGAAGAGTGTCTTTGGAGAGTGGGGCAGGAAGCTCTTAACAATGTGAAAAAACACTCAATGAGCGATGATGTAAAGATTATTTTTACGGTTAAGGATTTCGTCAAAATGGTTATTTCAGATGAGGGCTGTGGGTTTGATAAAAATCAGGATGATCTAGTCTCTGGCT
- a CDS encoding ZIP family metal transporter, with protein MWNAFLWGSVAGSALFAGALIGLFFNIKKRWIAAIMAFGTGVLIGAASFELLEDAIQEGGILPTSFGFLLGALLFTVVDLLISNKGGKERKRSGENPRGHSGLAIFIGTLFDAIPESIIIGLSILENHTVSLLLVIAIFISNFPEGLSSSVGLKKDGYSKKKILFLWLFALVLSGMSSLAGYTLFKDGSSIIIAGIGSFAAGGVIAMVSSTMLPEAFEEGGPVVGFITALGLLFSLILSSL; from the coding sequence ATGTGGAATGCGTTCTTATGGGGCAGCGTGGCCGGTTCTGCCTTATTTGCAGGAGCGTTAATAGGACTTTTTTTTAACATTAAAAAGCGATGGATCGCAGCAATAATGGCATTCGGTACAGGGGTATTAATCGGGGCTGCATCTTTTGAGTTACTCGAGGATGCAATACAAGAAGGAGGAATCCTTCCCACCTCGTTCGGTTTCTTACTTGGTGCTCTATTATTCACAGTTGTTGATCTTCTCATTTCCAACAAAGGGGGAAAAGAACGAAAGCGATCTGGTGAAAATCCAAGGGGACATTCCGGGTTAGCTATTTTCATTGGTACTCTTTTCGATGCGATTCCGGAATCGATCATTATCGGATTAAGCATACTCGAAAACCATACGGTCAGTCTTCTATTAGTGATCGCCATCTTTATTAGTAATTTCCCTGAAGGTTTATCAAGCAGTGTTGGGTTAAAAAAAGACGGTTACTCTAAAAAGAAAATTCTCTTTCTTTGGCTGTTTGCTTTAGTCCTATCTGGAATGAGCTCCTTAGCTGGATACACCTTATTTAAAGATGGCTCATCTATAATTATAGCCGGAATCGGTTCATTTGCTGCCGGTGGAGTAATCGCCATGGTATCATCCACCATGTTACCTGAAGCATTTGAAGAGGGCGGACCTGTTGTTGGATTTATAACTGCCTTAGGTTTATTATTTTCGCTGATTCTAAGCTCACTATAA
- a CDS encoding helix-turn-helix domain-containing protein, translated as MKKVGYGLTDRELDVLRLLVEGKDNRQIAGGLYLTEGTVKNYISSIYSKMEVPDRIQAILKAQEEELLDLN; from the coding sequence TTGAAGAAAGTAGGCTATGGTTTAACGGACAGAGAACTAGATGTCTTGCGACTACTTGTAGAGGGTAAGGATAATCGTCAAATAGCCGGAGGATTATATTTAACAGAAGGAACAGTGAAAAATTATATCTCTTCCATCTATTCCAAAATGGAGGTTCCTGATCGAATTCAAGCAATCTTAAAAGCTCAGGAGGAAGAACTGCTGGATCTAAATTAA